The Arachis hypogaea cultivar Tifrunner chromosome 14, arahy.Tifrunner.gnm2.J5K5, whole genome shotgun sequence genome has a segment encoding these proteins:
- the LOC112742939 gene encoding uncharacterized protein — translation MVAEDIVLGHQISSKGIEVDKAKVERYIFSRFGVPRTLISGGGSHFCNKQIDSLLHRYGVRHKVATPYYPQTSGQAKASNKELKMILEKTVSTSRKDWARRLDDALWAYQTAFKTPIGMFPYQLVYDKACHFPVELEHRCKKKVIPEVRFDLKPDEYPEIQEHIRSRGWEVLANPVTEVGVLMVKEFYANLWVTYKNIKDVNPEFKTWRIMVRREILQFGLERVREMLQLSPSKDDLHSYTKRVNTY, via the exons ATGGTAGCTGAAGATATTGTTCTTGGTCACCAGATTTCAAGCAAAGGAATAGAGGTTGataaagctaaggtggag AGATACATTttcagccggtttggtgtcccaaggacattGATCAGTggtggaggaagccacttctgcaataaacaaatAGACTCTCTCCTAcatagatatggagtccgtcataaagtggcaactccctATTACCCTCAAACAAGTGGACAGGCTAAAGCCTCCAATAAGGAACTCAAGATGATCCTAGAGAAGACTGTAAgtacttcaaggaaggactgggcaAGGagacttgatgatgctctctgggcatatcaGACTGCTTTCAAGACTCCTATTGGGATGTTCCCATACCAGTTGGTTTATGATAAGGCCTGTCACTTTCCAGTGGAATTGGAGCACagatg CAAAAAGAAAGTGATTCCAGAGGTGCGATTTGACTTAAAGccagacgaatatccagagatccaggaACATATTCGGAGTAGGGGTTGGGAAGTTCTGGCCAACCCCGTGACTGAAGTTGGAGTTCTGATGgtcaaagagttctatgctaatttgTGGGTGACTTACAAAAATATCAAGGATGTGAATCCTGAGTTCAAGACGTGGCGCATTATGGTCCGAAGGGAGATCTTACAGTTTGGTTTAGAGAGAGTGAGGGAGATGCTTCAACTGTCACCATCCAAAGATGACCTTCACTCTTACACTAAGAGGGTCAACACTTATTAG